Genomic DNA from Clavibacter michiganensis:
GACGGCCCGCATCCACCGGGGATGCGGGCCGTCGTCGTGCGCTCCCGAGCGCGTCGTCGCTACAGGGCGGCGAAGACCTCGCGGAGGAGGTTGGCCGTCTCGGTCGGCGTCTTGCCGACCTTGACGCCCGAGGCCTCGAGGGCCTCCTTCTTGCCCTGGGCCGTGCCGCTGCCGCCGGACACGATGGCGCCGGCGTGGCCCATGGTCTTGCCCTCGGGCGCGGTGAAGCCCGCGACGTACGCGACGACCGGCTTGGTGACGTGGGCCTTGATGTACTCGGCCGCGCGCTCCTCGGCGTCGCCGCCGATCTCGCCGATCATGACGATGGCGCGCGTCTCCGGGTCGGCCTCGAACGCCTCGAGGGCGTCGATGTGCGTGGTGCCGATGATCGGGTCGCCGCCGATGCCGATGGCGGTCGAGATGCCGAGGTCGCGCAGCTCGAACATCATCTGGTAGGTGAGCGTGCCCGACTTCGACACCAGGCCGATGGGGCCGGCCTCGGTGATGGTGGCCGGGATGATGCCGGCGTTCGACTTGCCGGGGCTGATGATGCCAGGGCAGTTCGGGCCGACGATCCGGGTCTTCCCGCCCGTGCTCTTGGCGTGCGACCAGAACTCGGCGGAGTCCTTGACGGGGATGCCCTCGGTGATGACGACCGCGAGCGGGATGGCGGCGTCGATCGCCTCCACCACGGCGCTCTTCGCGAACGCCGGCGGGACGAAGATGACCGACACGTCGGCGCCCGTCTCCGCCATGGCCTCGGCGACGGAGCCGAAGATCGGGAGCTCGACGCCCTCGATCGTGACCGTGCTGCCGGCCTTGCGCGGGTTGACGCCGCCGACGACCTTGCTCCCGGACGCGAGCATGCGGCCCGCGTGCTTGGTGCCCTCGGACCCGGTGAGGCCCTGGACGATGATCTTGCTGTTCTCGTCGAGAAGAATCGACATGTGCTGTTCCTGTTCTCTCTCGGGAGTTAAGCGGCGGCCAGCTCGGCGGCCTTGTCGGCTGCCTCGTCCATGGTGCCGACGACGGTGACGAGGGGGTGCGCGCGCTCCTCGAGGATGCGGCGGCCCTCCTCGACGTTGTTGCCGTCGAGGCGGACGACGAGCGGCTTGGTGGCGGCGTCGCCCAGCTTGTCGAGCGCGCCGACGATGCCGTTCGCGACCGCGTCGCACGACGTGATGCCGCCGAAGACGTTGACGAAGACGCTCGTGACCTGCTCGTCGCCGAGGATGACGTCGAGGCCGGCGGCCATGACCTCGGCCGACGCTCCGCCGCCGATGTCGAGGAAGTTCGCCGGGCGCACGCCGCCGTGCTGCTCGCCGGCGTAGCTGACGACGTCGAGCGTCGACATGACGAGGCCCGCGCCGTTGCCGATGATGCCGACCTGGCCGTCGAGCTTGACGTAGTTGAGGTCCGACTCCTTGGCCTTGGCCTCGAGCGGATCCGCGGCGGCCGCGTCCTCGAGGGCGGCGTGGCCCTCGTGGCGGAAGCCGGCGTTCTCGTCGAGCGTGACCTTGCCGTCGAGGGCGATGATGTCGCCCGACTCCGTGAGGACGAGCGGGTTGACCTCGACGAGCGTCGCGTCCTCATCCCGGTAGACCCACCAGAGGCGCTCGAAGACGGGCGCGACCTTGGCGATGAGCTCCTCGG
This window encodes:
- the sucC gene encoding ADP-forming succinate--CoA ligase subunit beta; translated protein: MDLFEYQARDLFESYGVPVLPGIVADTAEEVRAAAEKLGGTVVVKAQVKTGGRGKAGGVKVAQSADAAHEAAQSILGLDIKGHTVHRVMVAAGARIAQEFYFSILLDRAERSYLCLASYEGGMEIEELAVTRPEALARIEIDPVAGIDAAKAEEIARAASFPEELIAKVAPVFERLWWVYRDEDATLVEVNPLVLTESGDIIALDGKVTLDENAGFRHEGHAALEDAAAADPLEAKAKESDLNYVKLDGQVGIIGNGAGLVMSTLDVVSYAGEQHGGVRPANFLDIGGGASAEVMAAGLDVILGDEQVTSVFVNVFGGITSCDAVANGIVGALDKLGDAATKPLVVRLDGNNVEEGRRILEERAHPLVTVVGTMDEAADKAAELAAA
- the sucD gene encoding succinate--CoA ligase subunit alpha, with the translated sequence MSILLDENSKIIVQGLTGSEGTKHAGRMLASGSKVVGGVNPRKAGSTVTIEGVELPIFGSVAEAMAETGADVSVIFVPPAFAKSAVVEAIDAAIPLAVVITEGIPVKDSAEFWSHAKSTGGKTRIVGPNCPGIISPGKSNAGIIPATITEAGPIGLVSKSGTLTYQMMFELRDLGISTAIGIGGDPIIGTTHIDALEAFEADPETRAIVMIGEIGGDAEERAAEYIKAHVTKPVVAYVAGFTAPEGKTMGHAGAIVSGGSGTAQGKKEALEASGVKVGKTPTETANLLREVFAAL